From one Acidobacteriota bacterium genomic stretch:
- a CDS encoding amidohydrolase family protein, which translates to MNSGPKSSSSAPVFVDLHIHGAFGVDVLTASAAEMDRLAAGLWARGVSGFLPTLVPLPLPEMAAAVARLSAWMKTRSLDDGRGALPLGLHFEGPFVSAARCGALHRKDFLDGTDDLALGAFFEIASSAPGRGMTTLAPEIPGGIAVVKEFVRRGFVVSIGHTEADVATLEAARAAGARHMTHFGNAMKPLHHREAGPIGWGLVADGVSVDVIADGHHLSAEMLKLVFRAKGDGRVALISDAMPAAGLADGSYSVWGETLAVVDGAARNAAGALAGSTALLDDCVRHLAATGLPEEVAVRAASDVPRRILASG; encoded by the coding sequence ATGAACTCGGGACCAAAGAGTTCTTCTTCGGCGCCCGTCTTCGTCGACCTCCACATCCACGGAGCGTTCGGCGTGGACGTGCTTACCGCGTCCGCCGCCGAAATGGATCGTCTCGCTGCGGGGCTCTGGGCCCGCGGCGTCTCCGGCTTCCTGCCGACGCTCGTCCCGCTGCCGCTGCCCGAGATGGCGGCCGCCGTCGCACGGCTGTCCGCCTGGATGAAGACGCGGTCTCTGGACGACGGGCGCGGGGCCCTTCCTCTGGGCCTCCACTTCGAGGGGCCGTTCGTCTCCGCCGCGCGCTGCGGCGCCCTTCACCGGAAAGACTTCCTCGACGGGACCGACGATCTCGCGCTCGGCGCCTTCTTCGAGATCGCGTCCTCGGCCCCGGGGCGCGGGATGACGACCCTCGCACCCGAGATCCCCGGCGGGATCGCGGTCGTGAAAGAGTTCGTCCGCCGCGGCTTCGTCGTCTCGATCGGCCACACGGAGGCCGACGTGGCGACGCTCGAGGCCGCGCGCGCCGCCGGCGCGCGCCACATGACGCACTTCGGCAACGCGATGAAGCCCCTCCACCACCGCGAGGCGGGCCCGATCGGCTGGGGCCTCGTCGCGGACGGCGTGAGCGTGGACGTCATCGCCGACGGCCACCACCTCTCCGCGGAGATGCTGAAGCTCGTCTTCCGCGCCAAGGGCGACGGGCGCGTCGCCCTGATCAGCGACGCGATGCCGGCCGCGGGCCTCGCGGACGGGAGCTACTCCGTCTGGGGCGAGACGCTGGCCGTGGTGGACGGCGCGGCGCGTAACGCCGCGGGCGCGCTCGCGGGCTCGACGGCGCTCCTCGACGACTGCGTGCGGCACCTCGCGGCGACGGGGCTTCCGGAAGAGGTCGCGGTCCGCGCGGCGTCGGACGTCCCGCGCCGCATCCTCGCGTCCGGCTAG
- a CDS encoding N-acetylmuramic acid 6-phosphate etherase — protein sequence MSETGALLARMHAADAGVQAAVGAALPDLARAADAIAARLDAGGRWFYTGAGTSGRLGALDAAELPPTFGTDPALVVALLAGGRRAMFEAVEGAEDDAEAGARDLIAAGLGAGDAVVGIAASGGTPYVRGALKEAKARGALTISVVCRPGTPLLAEAEIGILLDTGREVLAESSRLKAGTAQKIALNMLSTAVMAKRGLVYEGEMVAMQPTNEKLRKRAIRIVAQLAATSEENAEGFLRRVNWHLPSALIVAKWGLSAEAAADYLSKKNLNVALALSEPPEEGRG from the coding sequence ATGAGCGAGACCGGCGCCCTCCTCGCCCGGATGCACGCGGCCGACGCGGGCGTGCAGGCGGCCGTCGGCGCGGCGCTCCCGGACCTCGCCCGTGCCGCCGACGCGATCGCGGCGCGGCTCGACGCGGGCGGCCGCTGGTTCTATACCGGCGCCGGCACCAGCGGAAGGCTCGGGGCCCTCGACGCCGCCGAGCTTCCGCCCACGTTCGGGACGGACCCCGCGCTCGTCGTCGCGCTGCTCGCCGGCGGAAGACGCGCGATGTTCGAGGCCGTCGAGGGCGCCGAGGACGACGCGGAGGCGGGCGCGCGCGACCTCATCGCCGCCGGGCTCGGCGCAGGGGACGCCGTCGTCGGGATCGCGGCGAGCGGAGGGACACCCTACGTGCGCGGTGCGCTGAAAGAGGCGAAGGCGCGTGGCGCGCTGACCATCTCCGTGGTCTGCCGGCCCGGAACGCCGCTCCTCGCAGAGGCGGAGATCGGCATCCTCCTCGACACGGGGAGAGAGGTCCTCGCCGAGTCGAGCCGTTTGAAGGCGGGAACGGCGCAGAAGATCGCGCTGAACATGCTCTCGACGGCCGTCATGGCGAAACGCGGCCTCGTGTACGAGGGCGAGATGGTTGCGATGCAGCCGACGAACGAGAAACTGAGAAAGAGGGCGATCCGGATCGTGGCGCAACTGGCCGCAACGTCCGAAGAGAACGCCGAGGGATTTCTTAGAAGGGTTAATTGGCATCTGCCTTCCGCACTCATTGTGGCGAAATGGGGCCTTTCGGCCGAGGCGGCCGCTGATTACCTTTCTAAGAAGAATTTGAACGTGGCCCTCGCGTTGAGCGAGCCTCCCGAGGAAGGCCGCGGATGA
- a CDS encoding glycosyltransferase family 39 protein: protein MKRLFLLLAATLAAKAAVLAQIGSHPLLQPLGDIDSGVYARLAKRIAGGDVLLRGEGAVPYFVSPLYAYVLSATGPSFPLARVAQILLGTAAVALVFLTARRLFGENAALAAGVLYALTGVVTFHEVLILQAAIDPFLTALFLYLLARALTEEGEEEKISLKVKRGEARGGASARWGAFAFAAAGAAGGLLALNRPNALVCVAAIAMALLLFTFKENLLRRVWIAAAFVAGAAVTIAPFTLRNLLVSHEFVLISSHGGLNFLVGNGPGATGVYREIPGITPDIGGQAADTRRVAEAEEGRALSTREVSAHFAKMAWTWIRENPGAASSLFLRKIRLLLSGDEAPLNFSFPWYREKSLALKLLCVGPGLLVPLAGAGLVFGLLGAAGAASERRAALLVWAAFIPAYVFAVAAFFVATRYRLPLLVAIAPLAGAAVTRLGAAWHAKGARLAVAGAVAASLAAVSLWPTGLWDGAQDEEMYLVLWEIERGDAGAMRHAEAAVASHPEPGRFWLRVGRSFEDAGKREEAIAAVSKSHEIAPGPGSARILASLLEKRGLARALAGDGPGARPDLEEVVRLDAASAAARVNLAVVLAQAGEMDRARSLVREALALDPGYEKARALLAALDRMK, encoded by the coding sequence ATGAAGCGCCTGTTTCTCCTGCTTGCCGCAACGCTCGCCGCGAAGGCGGCCGTGCTCGCGCAGATCGGGAGCCACCCTCTCCTCCAGCCACTCGGCGACATCGACAGCGGCGTGTACGCGCGCCTCGCAAAGCGGATCGCGGGCGGCGACGTCCTCCTACGCGGCGAGGGCGCCGTGCCCTACTTCGTGAGCCCGCTTTACGCGTATGTCCTCTCGGCGACGGGGCCGTCGTTCCCGCTCGCCCGCGTCGCCCAGATCCTCCTCGGCACCGCGGCCGTCGCCCTCGTTTTCCTCACGGCGCGCCGGCTCTTCGGCGAGAACGCCGCGCTCGCCGCCGGGGTCCTCTACGCCCTCACGGGCGTCGTGACGTTCCACGAGGTGCTGATCCTGCAGGCGGCGATCGACCCGTTCCTCACGGCCCTGTTCCTGTACCTGCTGGCTCGTGCGCTCACGGAAGAGGGAGAGGAAGAGAAGATTTCTTTGAAGGTGAAGAGGGGAGAGGCGCGGGGAGGCGCCTCCGCAAGGTGGGGAGCGTTCGCGTTCGCGGCTGCGGGTGCAGCGGGCGGGCTCCTCGCGCTCAACCGGCCGAACGCCCTGGTATGCGTCGCTGCGATCGCCATGGCTCTTCTCCTCTTCACCTTCAAAGAGAATCTTCTTCGAAGGGTGTGGATCGCTGCGGCATTCGTCGCTGGCGCAGCCGTGACGATCGCGCCTTTCACTCTCAGAAATCTTCTCGTCTCGCACGAATTCGTCCTCATCTCGTCGCACGGCGGGCTGAACTTCCTCGTCGGGAACGGGCCGGGAGCCACGGGCGTCTATCGCGAGATCCCCGGGATCACGCCCGACATCGGCGGGCAGGCGGCCGACACGAGGCGCGTGGCGGAGGCAGAGGAGGGCCGGGCGCTCTCGACGCGCGAGGTCTCGGCGCACTTCGCGAAGATGGCGTGGACCTGGATCCGGGAGAACCCCGGGGCCGCTTCTTCTCTCTTTCTAAGAAAGATTCGTCTTCTTCTCTCCGGCGACGAAGCCCCGCTCAACTTCAGCTTCCCGTGGTACCGCGAGAAGAGCCTCGCGCTGAAGCTGCTGTGCGTCGGGCCCGGCCTCCTCGTGCCGCTCGCGGGCGCGGGGCTCGTCTTCGGCCTCCTCGGCGCCGCGGGCGCCGCGAGCGAGCGGCGAGCGGCTCTGCTCGTGTGGGCGGCGTTCATTCCGGCGTACGTCTTCGCCGTCGCGGCGTTCTTCGTCGCGACGCGGTACCGTCTCCCTCTGCTCGTTGCAATCGCCCCGCTCGCGGGCGCCGCCGTGACGCGGCTCGGCGCGGCGTGGCACGCGAAGGGCGCGCGCCTCGCGGTCGCCGGAGCCGTGGCCGCGTCCCTTGCGGCCGTCTCTCTCTGGCCGACCGGCCTCTGGGACGGCGCCCAGGACGAGGAGATGTACCTCGTCCTCTGGGAGATCGAACGGGGCGACGCGGGCGCCATGCGGCACGCGGAGGCGGCCGTGGCGAGTCACCCCGAACCGGGGCGCTTCTGGCTTCGTGTGGGCCGGTCGTTCGAGGACGCGGGGAAGAGAGAGGAGGCCATCGCGGCAGTCTCGAAGTCGCACGAGATCGCCCCGGGCCCGGGCTCCGCCAGGATTCTAGCGTCCCTGCTGGAGAAGCGCGGCCTCGCGCGCGCGCTGGCCGGAGACGGGCCGGGCGCCCGCCCCGATCTCGAAGAGGTCGTCCGGCTGGACGCGGCGAGCGCGGCCGCCCGGGTGAACCTCGCGGTGGTCCTCGCCCAGGCGGGGGAGATGGACCGCGCCCGCTCTCTCGTGCGGGAGGCGCTCGCCCTCGACCCCGGCTACGAGAAGGCCCGCGCTCTCCTCGCCG